In the genome of Candidatus Peregrinibacteria bacterium, the window ATTGTCAGGATAACCCAGGACAACTTCTTTTAGAGTTTTAGTTTCACTGTCACAGTAGGTACTTATCCTTTTTGTTGTTTTCATAACTAAACAGATGAATATATAAAAAGCTTCTGAAAATTTTCCAGAAGCTTGTAAAAATTCGGCAATACAATTTTCAGCATCGCCGGAGCTTCTCAAGGAACCAGAATCGTCGAATTTGTCGTCGAACATGCAAGAGTGGCAGAAACATCGAGAAATTATAAAATGTAAGAAATTGTTTTATACCCAAAATATATTCCAAAGCTCAGCAGAAATATTCCTGATCCCTTTGAAAAATAGAGGAAAAATTTTTGCGACAGGTGAGTTTTTCCGATATCAGATATTTTAGAGAGGCAAATATCCCACAAAAAAATGCCAAGAATAATTGAGAAGATATGAAAAATAAGAGGTTCCTTTCCGGAAATAACGTTCTGTGATGCAGAAATTACAGCCAGAATTCCCATCCAGGAAATGTAGGAAAGAGGGTTTGAAAGCACCAAAAGGAGTCCAATCAAAAAAGAGCCTTTGTGTCCCTGATCAGAGGCATGTTTGCCATTGATTGGTGGAAGAGAAAGAGATGTGCGAATGTTTTGTATTCCCAGATACCAGAGGAGAATTGTTCCAAAAATAAGAAGGAAAATGTGGAATGCGGACATCTGAAAAATTGAAGCAAATCCGAGAAAGCTTAAAAAAAGAAGAATTGCATCAGCAAGAAGAGTTCCGAGACTTACCAG includes:
- a CDS encoding LysE family transporter, coding for MIPYITSFLLGFTLATSPGPVFLTIMRQGLKDGFFSALLVSLGTLLADAILLFLSFLGFASIFQMSAFHIFLLIFGTILLWYLGIQNIRTSLSLPPINGKHASDQGHKGSFLIGLLLVLSNPLSYISWMGILAVISASQNVISGKEPLIFHIFSIILGIFLWDICLSKISDIGKTHLSQKFFLYFSKGSGIFLLSFGIYFGYKTISYIL